The proteins below are encoded in one region of Pseudophryne corroboree isolate aPseCor3 chromosome 8, aPseCor3.hap2, whole genome shotgun sequence:
- the LOC134949201 gene encoding zinc transporter 7-like has product MDLHAEGDQKTSDGAVKDKHGGKPDHKHGEHGSGHKHGERGSGHKHGDDGHKHGDDGHKHGDDGHKHGEHGHGGGHCKGHKKQEEGHEDK; this is encoded by the exons ATGGACTTGCATGCAG AAGGCGACCAAAAGACATCTGATGGAGCAGTAAAAGATAAACATGGTGGGAAACCCGACCATAAACATGGGGAGCACGGATCTGGACATAAGCATGGCGAGCGCGGATCTGGACATAAACATGGCGATGACGGACATAAGCATGGGGATGACGGACATAAGCATGGGGATGACGGACATAAGCATGGCGAGCACGGACATGGAGGAGGACACTGCAAAGGACACAAG AAACAAGAGGAAGGCCATGAGGACAAGTAG